From one Micromonospora siamensis genomic stretch:
- a CDS encoding class F sortase: MAIVLVLFGIFATGAGLGRTAGPFDRLTGGGTAERAPVAAPEPARLPVSRPIRLSVPAIKVAAPVSAVGQAPDGTIAVPPLSRHNETGWYDRGPTPGEPGPAVIVGHVDTKTGPSVFYDLRKLKPGDRIEVTRADRSVVVFKVDSVEYFDKDNLPADRVYGDQGPPGLRLITCGGDWVGGHTGYADNVIAFASLVETRRP, from the coding sequence CTGGCGATCGTCCTGGTGTTGTTCGGCATCTTCGCCACCGGGGCGGGGCTGGGGCGTACCGCCGGCCCGTTCGACCGGTTGACCGGCGGCGGGACGGCCGAACGGGCTCCGGTCGCGGCGCCAGAGCCGGCCCGCTTGCCGGTCAGCCGCCCGATCCGGCTCAGTGTGCCGGCGATCAAGGTGGCGGCGCCGGTCTCCGCGGTCGGCCAGGCCCCCGACGGGACCATCGCGGTGCCGCCGCTGAGCCGGCACAACGAGACCGGCTGGTACGACCGCGGCCCGACCCCCGGCGAGCCCGGTCCGGCGGTGATCGTCGGTCACGTGGACACCAAGACCGGTCCGTCCGTCTTCTACGACCTGCGCAAGCTGAAGCCGGGGGACCGGATCGAGGTGACCCGGGCCGATCGCAGCGTGGTGGTCTTCAAGGTCGACTCGGTCGAGTACTTCGACAAGGACAACCTCCCAGCCGACCGGGTGTACGGCGACCAGGGGCCGCCCGGCCTGCGTCTGATCACCTGCGGCGGCGACTGGGTCGGTGGGCACACCGGCTACGCCGACAACGTGATCGCCTTCGCCTCGCTGGTCGAGACCCGCCGCCCCTGA
- a CDS encoding MerR family transcriptional regulator, whose product MDDETHYSIGDLARRTGLPVRTIRFWSDRGLVPPTDRGPSGHRRYGAEAANRLNLVRTLRELGVDLPTVRRAVHREISLPEVAAAHADALATQIRLLRLRRAVLTVIARRDSTVAQADLLHRLAGLAEAQRRRLVDDLLDAAFTGLPADAGFGGIRRSLTPELPDDPDDDQVEAWVELAELTLDPEFRALLRRLAEQHAADRAGTPGVRRDAVAMVRQQVGPALAAGVDPTSPRADPVLAAATDRYARLCGRPDDADLRRRLLDRLESANDPRRERYEHLLSVVNGWPPGENLTPVLDWSIRALRARTRAAAD is encoded by the coding sequence ATGGACGACGAGACCCACTACTCGATCGGCGACCTGGCCCGGCGGACCGGGCTGCCCGTCAGGACCATCCGGTTCTGGTCGGACCGGGGCCTCGTGCCGCCGACCGACCGCGGCCCGAGCGGCCACCGTCGTTACGGCGCCGAGGCGGCGAACCGGCTGAACCTGGTCCGGACCCTGCGTGAGCTGGGCGTGGACCTGCCCACGGTCCGCCGGGCCGTGCACCGGGAGATCTCGCTTCCCGAGGTCGCCGCGGCACACGCCGACGCCCTGGCCACGCAGATCCGGCTGCTGCGGCTTCGCCGCGCGGTGCTGACCGTGATCGCCCGACGCGACTCGACGGTGGCGCAGGCCGACCTCCTGCACCGGCTCGCCGGCCTGGCCGAGGCGCAGCGGCGGCGCCTGGTCGACGACCTCCTCGACGCCGCCTTCACCGGCCTGCCCGCCGACGCCGGGTTCGGCGGGATCCGCCGCTCGCTGACCCCGGAGCTGCCAGACGACCCCGACGACGACCAGGTGGAAGCCTGGGTGGAGCTGGCGGAACTGACCCTCGACCCGGAGTTCCGGGCCCTCCTGCGCCGGCTGGCGGAGCAGCACGCGGCCGACCGGGCCGGCACCCCGGGCGTACGCCGGGACGCGGTCGCCATGGTCCGCCAGCAGGTCGGCCCGGCACTCGCGGCCGGCGTGGACCCCACCTCGCCCCGGGCCGACCCGGTCCTCGCCGCGGCCACGGACCGGTACGCGCGGCTCTGCGGCCGCCCCGACGACGCCGACCTGCGGCGGCGGCTGCTGGACCGGCTGGAGTCCGCGAACGACCCGCGCCGGGAGCGGTACGAGCACCTGCTGTCCGTGGTCAACGGCTGGCCGCCCGGCGAGAACCTGACCCCGGTGCTGGACTGGTCGATCCGGGCGCTGCGGGCCCGGACCCGCGCGGCGGCGGACTGA
- a CDS encoding FkbM family methyltransferase, producing the protein MAGKRQMVDLLTRRVGPRLTARIGGAYYSARGIPCRVRYDDGAWIHRHPTGTLVNTFLTPLTPDRQDREAEDFFLHAYRPQPGDTVLDVGAGIGGEVRLFSRLVGEHGRVVAIEAHPRTFDCLRRTVALNRLTNVTPVECAIVDTPGTVHLENDDDQGHVVNGLTTDASAGVPVRGRTLAEVMSAYDLRRVDLLKMNIEGAELPALRGSVEALSAVRHLAVSCHDFLADQPGREWQRTFKGVVELLRGAGFTIRTRPVDGRPWVPYYVYASRTPQVGLRS; encoded by the coding sequence ATGGCTGGCAAACGGCAGATGGTGGACCTGTTGACCAGGCGGGTCGGTCCGCGCCTGACGGCGCGGATCGGCGGTGCCTACTACTCCGCGCGCGGAATCCCCTGCCGTGTGCGATACGACGATGGCGCCTGGATCCACCGGCATCCGACCGGCACCCTGGTGAACACCTTCCTCACGCCGCTCACGCCGGACCGGCAGGATCGAGAGGCTGAGGACTTCTTCCTCCACGCCTACCGGCCACAGCCGGGCGACACCGTCCTCGACGTCGGGGCCGGCATCGGCGGCGAGGTCCGTCTCTTCTCCCGACTGGTCGGGGAGCATGGCCGGGTCGTCGCGATCGAAGCGCATCCGCGCACGTTCGACTGCCTGCGTCGTACCGTCGCCCTCAACCGGCTGACCAACGTGACCCCGGTGGAGTGCGCGATCGTGGACACCCCGGGAACGGTCCACCTGGAGAATGACGACGACCAGGGACACGTGGTCAACGGATTGACCACCGACGCGTCGGCGGGTGTGCCGGTCCGCGGTCGCACCCTCGCGGAGGTCATGTCCGCGTACGACCTGCGTCGTGTCGACCTGCTCAAGATGAACATCGAGGGGGCGGAACTGCCGGCGCTTCGCGGGTCGGTGGAGGCCCTGAGCGCGGTGCGCCACCTGGCGGTCTCCTGCCACGACTTTCTGGCCGACCAGCCAGGACGGGAGTGGCAGCGCACCTTCAAGGGAGTGGTCGAGCTGTTACGCGGTGCTGGCTTCACCATTCGAACCCGGCCCGTCGACGGTCGCCCCTGGGTGCCGTACTACGTCTATGCGTCACGCACGCCACAGGTCGGTCTGCGGTCGTAA
- a CDS encoding DEAD/DEAH box helicase: protein MTLTAALPKTADPDTLYDAFATWASERGLDLYPHQEEAVIEIVSGANVIMNTPTGSGKSLVAIAAHFAALADDRTTFYTAPIKALVSEKFFALCEVFGAENVGMLTGDASVNADAPIICCTAEILANLALREGARADVGQVIMDEFHFYAEPDRGWAWQAPIIELPQAQFVLMSATLGDTTRFVDDLTRRTGRPTAVVRSAERPVPLIFSYATTPLHETLEELLETKQAPVYVVHFTQAAALERAQALMSVNVCSRAEKDMIASAIGNFRFTSGFGKTLSRLVRHGIGVHHAGMLPKYRRLVETLAQAGLLKVICGTDTLGVGINVPIRTVLFTGLSKYDGVRTRLLKAREFHQIAGRAGRAGFDTIGRVVVQAPEHVIENEKALAKAGDDPKKRRKVVKKKPPEGSIGWGEPTFQRLVDAEPEPLTSSFQVSHSMLLNVIGRPGDAFTAMRHLLTDNHEDATAQRRHIRRAIAIYRALRAGGVVEELAEPDETGRRVRLTVDLQLDFALNQPLSPLALAAIELLDVESPSYALDVLSVIESILDNPRQILSAQQFKARGEAVAAMKAEGIEYEARIELLDEVTWPKPLAELLDGAYEMYRRGHPWVADHELSPKSVVRDMYERAMTFGEYVQFYGLTRSEGLVLRYLADAYKTLRQTVPEDAKTEELVDLIEWLGELVRQVDSSLIDEWERLRNPSDVADAAQAHASLEEKVPAVTRNARAFRVLVRNALFRRVELAALRRWDLLGELDAANGWDADAWADALEPYFEAYDLIGVGPDARGPALLMIEQGREKWTVRQILDDPEDDHDWGISAEVDLAASDEAGVAVVRITDVGQL from the coding sequence ATGACTCTCACCGCCGCGCTGCCGAAGACCGCCGACCCCGACACCCTCTACGACGCGTTCGCCACCTGGGCGTCCGAGCGCGGCCTCGACCTCTATCCCCACCAGGAGGAGGCGGTCATCGAGATCGTCTCCGGCGCGAACGTGATCATGAATACGCCGACCGGCTCGGGCAAGAGCCTGGTGGCGATCGCGGCGCACTTCGCGGCGCTGGCCGACGACCGCACCACCTTCTACACCGCGCCGATCAAGGCACTGGTGTCGGAGAAGTTCTTCGCCCTCTGCGAGGTCTTCGGCGCGGAGAACGTCGGCATGCTGACCGGCGACGCCAGCGTCAACGCCGACGCCCCGATCATCTGCTGCACGGCCGAGATCCTGGCGAACCTGGCGCTGCGCGAAGGCGCCCGGGCCGACGTCGGCCAGGTGATCATGGACGAGTTCCACTTCTACGCCGAGCCCGACCGGGGCTGGGCGTGGCAGGCGCCGATCATCGAGCTGCCGCAGGCGCAGTTCGTGCTGATGTCCGCCACCCTCGGCGACACCACCCGCTTCGTCGACGACCTGACCCGGCGTACCGGCCGGCCCACCGCCGTCGTCCGCTCGGCCGAGCGGCCGGTCCCGCTGATCTTCTCGTACGCGACCACGCCGCTGCACGAGACGCTCGAGGAGCTGCTGGAGACCAAGCAGGCCCCGGTGTACGTCGTGCACTTCACCCAGGCCGCCGCGCTGGAACGCGCCCAGGCGCTGATGAGCGTCAACGTGTGCAGCCGGGCCGAGAAGGACATGATCGCGAGTGCGATCGGGAACTTCCGGTTCACCTCCGGCTTCGGCAAGACGCTGTCCCGGCTGGTCCGGCACGGCATCGGCGTGCACCACGCCGGCATGCTGCCCAAGTACCGCCGGCTGGTGGAGACCCTGGCCCAGGCTGGCCTGCTCAAGGTCATCTGCGGTACGGACACCCTCGGCGTCGGCATCAACGTGCCGATCCGCACGGTGCTCTTCACCGGCCTGTCGAAGTACGACGGGGTGCGTACCCGGCTGCTCAAGGCCCGCGAGTTCCACCAGATCGCCGGCCGGGCCGGGCGGGCCGGCTTCGACACCATCGGCCGGGTCGTCGTGCAGGCCCCCGAGCACGTCATCGAGAACGAGAAGGCCCTCGCCAAGGCCGGCGACGACCCGAAGAAGCGCCGCAAGGTGGTCAAGAAGAAGCCGCCGGAGGGCTCCATCGGCTGGGGCGAGCCGACCTTCCAGCGGCTGGTCGACGCCGAGCCCGAGCCGTTGACCTCCAGCTTCCAGGTCAGCCACTCGATGCTGCTCAACGTGATCGGCCGCCCCGGCGACGCGTTCACCGCGATGCGGCACCTGCTCACCGACAACCACGAGGACGCTACCGCCCAGCGCCGGCACATCCGCCGGGCCATCGCCATCTACCGGGCGCTGCGCGCTGGCGGGGTGGTCGAGGAGCTGGCCGAGCCGGACGAGACCGGCCGCCGGGTCCGGCTCACCGTCGACCTCCAGCTCGACTTCGCGCTCAACCAGCCGCTCTCCCCGCTCGCGCTGGCCGCCATCGAGCTGCTCGACGTCGAGTCCCCGTCGTACGCCCTCGACGTGCTCAGCGTGATCGAGTCGATCCTCGACAACCCGCGGCAGATCCTGTCGGCGCAGCAGTTCAAGGCCCGCGGCGAGGCGGTCGCCGCGATGAAGGCCGAGGGCATCGAGTACGAGGCCCGGATCGAGCTGCTCGACGAGGTGACCTGGCCCAAGCCGCTCGCGGAGCTGCTGGACGGGGCGTACGAGATGTACCGCCGGGGGCACCCCTGGGTGGCCGACCACGAGCTCTCCCCCAAGTCGGTCGTCCGGGATATGTACGAGCGGGCCATGACCTTCGGGGAGTACGTCCAGTTCTACGGCCTGACCCGCTCCGAGGGGCTGGTGCTGCGCTACCTCGCCGACGCGTACAAGACGCTGCGGCAGACCGTCCCCGAGGACGCCAAGACCGAGGAGCTGGTCGACCTCATCGAGTGGCTGGGCGAGCTGGTCCGCCAGGTCGACTCCAGCCTGATCGACGAGTGGGAGCGGCTGCGCAACCCCTCCGACGTCGCCGACGCCGCCCAGGCCCACGCCTCCCTGGAGGAGAAGGTGCCGGCGGTCACCCGCAACGCCCGCGCGTTCCGGGTGCTGGTGCGCAACGCGCTGTTCCGCCGGGTCGAGCTGGCCGCCCTGCGCCGCTGGGACCTGCTCGGCGAGCTGGACGCGGCGAACGGATGGGACGCCGACGCCTGGGCGGACGCGCTGGAGCCGTACTTCGAGGCGTACGACTTGATCGGGGTGGGACCGGACGCGCGCGGGCCGGCGCTGCTGATGATCGAACAGGGCCGCGAGAAGTGGACCGTGCGGCAGATCCTGGACGACCCGGAGGACGACCACGACTGGGGCATCAGCGCCGAGGTCGACCTGGCCGCCTCCGACGAGGCCGGGGTGGCGGTCGTCCGGATCACCGACGTCGGCCAGCTCTGA
- a CDS encoding FecCD family ABC transporter permease produces the protein MTALLPAGAPPTGDGAPTIAPAGRVLLRVGPVVVPFRRRPVTVAAVLLGLLAVAVVLSLSAGTPYVAPADVLRALSGAGTPYDLVVLDLRLPRAALAALAGAAFGMAGTLIQSVARNPLASPDVIGVTQGAGLAATVALTTGAAAVLVAPAALLGGLLAAALVFALGARHGLAAQRFVLAGVALAFAFRASTEVVMLAADPIDGLRAQLWLIGTLAGKGWSEAAWIGVTLAVLLPVLAWAGWALRSTTLDDDTARGLGVRPVARRIGLAATGVLVAAMATAQVGAVDFVALVAPQVARRLVRAERPPLVCAALLGALLLVLADLAGRRLFAPTQLPAGVLTAAIGGPYLMFLLLRNRGRRS, from the coding sequence GTGACCGCGCTGCTGCCGGCCGGAGCGCCGCCGACCGGTGACGGCGCCCCGACCATCGCACCGGCCGGACGGGTGCTGCTGCGGGTCGGGCCGGTCGTCGTGCCGTTCCGCCGACGGCCGGTGACGGTGGCCGCCGTGCTGCTCGGGCTGCTCGCCGTCGCCGTGGTGCTCAGCCTCTCGGCCGGCACCCCGTACGTCGCCCCGGCCGACGTGCTGCGCGCGCTCTCCGGCGCCGGCACCCCGTACGACCTGGTGGTGCTGGACCTGCGACTGCCCCGCGCGGCGCTCGCCGCACTGGCCGGGGCGGCCTTCGGGATGGCCGGCACGCTGATCCAGAGCGTGGCCCGCAACCCGCTGGCCAGCCCCGACGTCATCGGCGTCACCCAGGGCGCCGGACTGGCCGCCACCGTCGCCCTCACCACCGGCGCGGCGGCGGTGCTCGTCGCGCCGGCCGCGCTGCTCGGCGGGCTGCTGGCCGCCGCCCTGGTCTTCGCCCTCGGCGCACGACACGGCCTGGCCGCCCAGCGGTTCGTGCTGGCCGGCGTGGCCCTCGCGTTCGCCTTCCGGGCGTCGACCGAGGTGGTCATGCTCGCCGCCGACCCGATCGACGGCCTGCGCGCCCAGCTGTGGCTGATCGGCACCCTGGCCGGCAAGGGCTGGTCGGAGGCCGCCTGGATCGGCGTCACCCTGGCCGTGCTGCTGCCCGTGCTGGCCTGGGCCGGCTGGGCCCTGCGCAGCACCACGCTCGACGACGACACCGCCCGCGGCCTCGGGGTACGCCCCGTCGCCCGGCGGATCGGCCTGGCCGCCACCGGTGTGCTGGTGGCCGCGATGGCCACCGCCCAGGTCGGCGCGGTCGACTTCGTGGCGCTGGTGGCGCCGCAGGTGGCCCGCCGCCTGGTCCGCGCCGAGCGCCCGCCGCTGGTCTGCGCGGCGCTGCTCGGGGCGCTGCTGCTGGTCCTCGCCGACCTGGCCGGCCGCCGGCTGTTCGCCCCCACCCAACTGCCGGCCGGCGTGCTCACCGCGGCCATCGGCGGCCCGTACCTGATGTTCCTGCTGCTGCGGAACCGAGGAAGGCGGTCGTGA
- a CDS encoding FecCD family ABC transporter permease: protein MPTVAVRPTRAGSPSRRGTGRRVAVASAAALLLAAALLASLALGSRTLPVSQVWAALVAPDGGDATTIVRELRLPRTALGLVVGLALALAGVLFQAVTRNPLAEPRILGVSAGASCGVVLAIAVFGVGTLSGYVWFGVAGALLAGLLVLAVANGTREGAAPVTLALVGAALDASLAAVVYALLSIDARTFEEYRFWVVGGLTGRDVGVAGQVLPFVLAGTALAALVARGLDALALGDDVARALGNRTGLVRLGAGGAGVLLTGAAVAAAGPIAFVGLAVPHLARAMVGADHRWTLLVAGLLGPTLLLGADIAGRLVAPPGEIPAGIVTALLGAPLLALLVRRARVVTA, encoded by the coding sequence GTGCCCACCGTCGCCGTGCGACCCACCCGGGCCGGCAGCCCGAGCCGTCGCGGCACCGGCCGCCGCGTCGCGGTCGCCTCGGCGGCTGCCCTGCTGCTCGCCGCCGCGCTGCTCGCCAGCCTGGCGCTGGGCAGCCGGACCCTCCCGGTGAGCCAGGTGTGGGCCGCCCTGGTCGCCCCGGACGGCGGGGACGCCACCACGATCGTCCGGGAACTGCGGCTGCCGCGTACCGCCCTGGGCCTGGTCGTCGGGCTCGCCCTCGCCCTGGCCGGGGTGCTCTTCCAGGCCGTCACCCGCAACCCGCTCGCCGAGCCGCGCATCCTCGGCGTCAGCGCCGGCGCGTCCTGCGGCGTGGTGCTCGCCATCGCGGTCTTCGGCGTCGGCACCCTCTCCGGGTACGTCTGGTTCGGCGTCGCCGGCGCGCTCCTGGCCGGCCTGCTGGTCCTCGCCGTCGCCAACGGCACCCGCGAGGGCGCCGCCCCGGTCACCCTCGCGCTGGTCGGCGCGGCCCTCGACGCCAGCCTCGCCGCCGTCGTGTACGCGCTGCTCAGCATCGATGCCCGCACCTTCGAGGAGTACCGGTTCTGGGTGGTCGGCGGGCTCACCGGACGGGACGTCGGCGTCGCCGGGCAGGTGCTCCCGTTCGTCCTCGCCGGGACCGCCCTGGCCGCCCTGGTCGCCCGCGGCCTCGACGCGCTCGCCCTCGGCGACGACGTCGCCCGGGCCCTCGGCAACCGGACCGGGCTGGTCCGCCTCGGCGCCGGGGGCGCCGGCGTGCTGCTCACCGGCGCCGCCGTCGCCGCCGCCGGACCGATCGCCTTCGTCGGGCTGGCCGTGCCGCACCTGGCCCGGGCCATGGTCGGCGCCGACCACCGGTGGACCCTGCTGGTCGCCGGGCTGCTCGGGCCGACCCTGCTGCTCGGCGCCGACATCGCCGGCCGGCTGGTCGCCCCGCCCGGCGAGATCCCCGCCGGCATCGTCACCGCCCTGCTCGGCGCCCCACTGCTCGCCCTGCTCGTCCGCCGCGCCCGGGTGGTGACCGCGTGA
- a CDS encoding ABC transporter ATP-binding protein, which produces MLSTRDLVAGYDERTVLDGLDLDLPTDAFTVIVGANACGKSTLLRTMARLLTPCRGAVLLDGAAIRDLPTRDVARRLGVLPQNPLVPEGITVADLVGRGRQPHQRWWRQWSAEDGRAVDTAMAMADVAGLADRPVDTLSGGQRQRVWIAMALAQDTEALLLDEPTTFLDLAHQVEVLDLLRSLRAERGRTVVAVLHDLNQAARYADHLVAMRAGRVVAAGPPREILTAGLVREVFGLDCVVVPCPVSGAPLVVPALTQTPAATAPATPSTSSPAAPAVRSTSDDAEPPRVGTYPKGL; this is translated from the coding sequence ATGCTGTCCACCCGCGACCTGGTCGCCGGCTACGACGAGCGGACCGTGCTCGACGGGCTCGACCTCGACCTGCCCACCGACGCGTTCACCGTGATCGTCGGAGCGAACGCCTGCGGCAAGTCCACCCTGCTGCGCACCATGGCCCGGCTGCTCACGCCCTGCCGGGGCGCCGTGCTGCTCGATGGTGCCGCCATCCGGGACCTGCCCACCCGGGACGTGGCCCGGCGGCTCGGCGTGCTGCCGCAGAACCCACTGGTGCCCGAGGGGATCACCGTCGCCGACCTGGTCGGCCGCGGCCGGCAGCCCCACCAGCGGTGGTGGCGACAGTGGTCCGCCGAGGACGGCCGGGCGGTGGACACCGCGATGGCCATGGCCGACGTGGCCGGGCTCGCCGACCGCCCGGTCGACACCCTCTCCGGCGGGCAACGCCAGCGGGTCTGGATCGCCATGGCGCTCGCCCAGGACACCGAGGCGCTGCTGCTGGACGAGCCGACCACCTTCCTCGACCTGGCTCACCAGGTGGAGGTGCTGGACCTGCTGCGCAGCCTCCGGGCCGAACGGGGCCGCACCGTGGTGGCCGTGCTGCACGACCTCAACCAGGCCGCCCGGTACGCCGACCACCTCGTCGCGATGCGCGCCGGCCGGGTGGTCGCCGCCGGACCGCCCCGCGAGATCCTCACCGCCGGCCTGGTCCGGGAGGTCTTCGGGCTCGACTGCGTGGTGGTGCCCTGCCCGGTCAGCGGCGCCCCCCTGGTGGTCCCCGCCCTCACCCAGACCCCGGCCGCCACCGCCCCGGCGACCCCTTCCACCAGCTCCCCGGCCGCCCCGGCGGTCCGTTCCACAAGCGACGACGCGGAACCGCCGCGCGTCGGCACGTACCCGAAAGGACTCTGA
- a CDS encoding endonuclease domain-containing protein: MSQGLLTRNDLRSTAWRNLFRDVYADALLPVSHRDRCRAVTRWLVPPGTAVAGRSAAALYRVGKVEPREPVDVLVPTVCGSDQPSRDALSATGGEPELLAPTTRGTRVGARRGPASGLRVHRAEVDPDDVCDQDGLLVTTVPRTCWDVSGWLDVVEAVVILDGLLARRLVGIPALREYALARAGRRGWRSLLRAVDLADAGAESPQESRTRARLVLAGLPRPQTQWVVADGTRFVARLDLAWPEFKVAVEYDGLWHDDAEQFHRDRRRLNQLIGGDWIVLHVTGKRLREDFEGFLAEVRAALRARGHRGRT; encoded by the coding sequence GTGTCCCAGGGTCTGCTGACCCGCAACGATCTACGCAGCACGGCCTGGCGCAACCTGTTCCGGGACGTCTACGCCGACGCACTACTGCCGGTCTCACACCGCGATCGCTGCCGGGCGGTCACCCGTTGGCTCGTGCCTCCCGGCACCGCTGTCGCCGGTCGCTCCGCCGCGGCTCTCTACCGGGTCGGCAAGGTCGAGCCGCGGGAACCGGTGGACGTCCTGGTGCCCACCGTCTGCGGGTCGGATCAGCCGTCGCGCGACGCACTAAGCGCCACCGGCGGGGAGCCGGAGCTCCTCGCTCCGACAACCAGGGGGACCAGAGTCGGCGCGCGGCGGGGCCCGGCCTCTGGGCTGCGGGTCCATCGGGCGGAGGTTGATCCGGACGATGTCTGCGACCAGGACGGGCTGCTGGTCACCACAGTTCCGCGTACGTGCTGGGACGTGTCCGGTTGGTTGGATGTGGTGGAGGCGGTCGTCATCCTCGACGGGCTGCTGGCCCGTCGACTGGTCGGGATCCCGGCGCTGCGGGAGTACGCGCTCGCCCGGGCCGGACGGCGGGGCTGGCGGTCCCTGTTACGTGCCGTCGACCTCGCCGACGCGGGGGCCGAGTCCCCCCAGGAGTCGCGCACGCGGGCCCGTCTGGTGCTGGCTGGGCTGCCCCGGCCGCAGACCCAGTGGGTCGTGGCCGACGGGACCCGCTTCGTCGCCAGGCTCGACCTGGCCTGGCCGGAGTTCAAGGTCGCCGTCGAGTACGACGGGCTGTGGCACGACGATGCCGAGCAGTTCCACCGGGACCGCCGCCGCCTCAACCAACTGATCGGCGGCGACTGGATCGTGCTGCATGTGACTGGCAAACGTCTCCGGGAGGACTTCGAAGGCTTCCTCGCCGAGGTCCGCGCCGCCCTCCGGGCCAGAGGTCACCGAGGCCGGACGTGA
- a CDS encoding ABC transporter substrate-binding protein: protein MRRLAAALTAALFLGVGLTACGESDPVAGTATGETREITHAMGTTRVPAAPKRVVVLDTDKIDTALSLGVTPVGAATAGEARSWPTYLGEEKLAAIKEVGVLTEPDLEAINALKPDLILGSRFRQEKFYDELAAIAPTVFTEKVGVTWKENFLLDGQALGRQQQARDLLTAYEQRAKEFGASLGDAAARQISIVRFIPGNIRVYGPDSFSGIVIGDTGLGRPQRQLLDGKEDRRFDLVSPERINEVDGDVIFVTAYGEKAAGEQAKVTGGSLWQRLSAVRAGKAHPVSDEVWMTGIGVGAANKILDDLAKHLTP from the coding sequence ATGCGTCGACTCGCCGCCGCCCTCACCGCGGCCCTGTTCCTCGGCGTCGGCCTCACCGCCTGCGGTGAGAGCGACCCGGTCGCCGGCACCGCCACAGGCGAGACCCGGGAGATCACCCACGCCATGGGCACCACCCGGGTGCCGGCCGCCCCGAAGCGGGTCGTGGTGCTCGACACCGACAAGATCGACACCGCGCTCTCGCTCGGCGTCACCCCGGTCGGCGCGGCCACCGCCGGCGAGGCGCGCAGCTGGCCCACCTACCTCGGCGAGGAGAAGCTCGCCGCCATCAAGGAGGTCGGGGTGCTCACCGAACCCGACCTGGAGGCGATCAACGCGCTGAAGCCCGACCTCATCCTCGGCAGCAGGTTCCGCCAGGAAAAGTTCTACGACGAGCTCGCCGCCATCGCCCCGACCGTCTTCACCGAGAAGGTCGGCGTCACCTGGAAGGAGAACTTCCTCCTCGACGGCCAGGCCCTCGGCCGGCAGCAGCAGGCTCGCGACCTGCTCACCGCGTACGAGCAGCGGGCGAAGGAGTTCGGCGCGTCGCTGGGCGACGCCGCCGCCCGCCAGATCTCCATCGTGCGGTTCATCCCCGGCAACATCCGGGTGTACGGCCCCGACTCGTTCTCCGGCATCGTCATCGGCGACACCGGGCTCGGCCGCCCCCAGCGGCAGCTCCTCGACGGCAAGGAGGACCGCCGCTTCGACCTGGTCAGCCCCGAGCGGATCAACGAGGTCGACGGCGACGTCATCTTCGTCACCGCGTACGGCGAGAAGGCGGCCGGTGAGCAGGCGAAGGTCACCGGCGGCAGCCTCTGGCAGCGGCTCTCCGCGGTCCGGGCGGGCAAGGCGCACCCGGTCTCCGACGAGGTCTGGATGACCGGCATCGGCGTCGGCGCCGCCAACAAGATCCTCGACGACCTGGCAAAGCACCTGACGCCCTGA
- the trmB gene encoding tRNA (guanosine(46)-N7)-methyltransferase TrmB, whose translation MTSTDPNPVAARPPGPASRIRTFHPRRGRMSGRQTDALDRLWPTYGFDITEELTGPFDPAALFGRRAPVVLEIGSGMGDATAVMAAADPGRDYLAVEVHTPGIANLLDLVQRQGLANVRLAQGDALDLVRALPEGSLDAVHVFFPDPWPKSKHHKRRIIQPEHVALLRSRLVPGGTLHCATDWAQYAESMRETLTADPELVDVHGGYAPRPAHRPVTKFERRALTAGRPVFDLVHRRVDAARG comes from the coding sequence GTGACCTCCACCGACCCGAACCCCGTTGCCGCGCGCCCGCCGGGCCCCGCGTCCCGCATCCGCACCTTCCACCCGCGCCGCGGCCGGATGAGCGGCCGGCAGACCGACGCGTTGGACCGGCTCTGGCCCACCTACGGCTTCGACATCACCGAGGAGTTGACCGGGCCGTTCGATCCGGCCGCGCTCTTCGGCCGTCGGGCCCCGGTGGTGCTGGAGATCGGCTCCGGGATGGGTGACGCGACGGCGGTGATGGCCGCCGCCGACCCGGGCCGAGACTATCTGGCGGTCGAGGTGCACACGCCCGGAATCGCCAACCTGCTGGACCTGGTGCAGCGGCAGGGGCTGGCCAACGTCCGGCTGGCGCAGGGCGACGCGCTGGACCTGGTCCGGGCGCTGCCGGAGGGCTCGCTGGACGCGGTGCACGTCTTCTTCCCCGATCCGTGGCCGAAGTCGAAGCACCACAAGCGGCGGATCATCCAGCCGGAGCACGTGGCGCTACTGCGCTCCCGGCTGGTCCCGGGCGGCACCCTGCACTGCGCCACCGACTGGGCGCAGTACGCCGAGTCGATGCGCGAGACGCTCACCGCCGACCCGGAGCTGGTCGACGTGCACGGCGGGTACGCTCCCCGCCCGGCGCACCGGCCGGTCACCAAGTTCGAGCGGCGGGCGCTGACCGCCGGCCGGCCGGTCTTCGACCTGGTCCACCGGCGGGTCGACGCGGCCCGGGGCTGA